In one window of Ruminococcus albus AD2013 DNA:
- a CDS encoding GGGtGRT protein, whose product MALFESYERREKQILAVIKEYGINSIEECADVCKAKGLDIYKLVEGIQPICFENAKWAYTVGCAIAIKKGCTRAADAAAAIGEGLQAFCIPGSVADQRKVGLGHGNLGKMLLEEDTECFAFLAGHESFAAAEGAIGIAEKANKVRQKPLRVILNGLGKDAAQIIARINGFTYVETEMDYHTGEVKEVFRKAYSEGLRAKVNCYGANDVTEGVAIMWKENVDVSITGNSTNPTRFQHPVAGTYKKERTDAGKKYFSVASGGGTGRTLHPDNMAAGPASYGMTDTMGRMHSDAQFAGSSSVPAHVEMMGLIGMGNNPMVGATVACAVAVEEAMK is encoded by the coding sequence ATGGCATTATTTGAATCTTATGAGAGAAGAGAAAAGCAGATCCTGGCTGTTATAAAGGAATACGGCATCAACTCCATCGAGGAGTGCGCTGATGTATGTAAGGCTAAGGGTCTGGACATATACAAGCTCGTTGAGGGCATCCAGCCTATCTGCTTCGAGAACGCTAAGTGGGCTTACACTGTAGGCTGCGCTATCGCTATCAAGAAGGGCTGCACAAGAGCTGCTGACGCTGCTGCTGCTATCGGCGAGGGTCTCCAGGCTTTCTGTATCCCCGGTTCTGTTGCTGACCAGCGTAAGGTTGGTCTGGGTCACGGCAACCTGGGCAAGATGCTGCTGGAAGAGGATACCGAGTGCTTCGCATTCCTGGCAGGTCACGAGTCTTTCGCTGCTGCTGAGGGCGCTATCGGTATAGCTGAGAAGGCTAACAAGGTTAGACAGAAGCCTCTGAGAGTTATCCTGAACGGTCTTGGCAAGGACGCTGCACAGATCATCGCTCGTATCAACGGCTTTACTTATGTTGAGACCGAGATGGATTATCACACCGGCGAGGTTAAGGAAGTATTCCGCAAGGCTTACTCCGAGGGTCTGAGAGCTAAGGTTAACTGCTACGGTGCTAACGATGTTACCGAAGGCGTTGCTATCATGTGGAAGGAGAACGTTGACGTTTCCATCACAGGTAACTCCACCAATCCTACCAGATTCCAGCACCCTGTTGCAGGTACTTACAAGAAGGAAAGAACAGATGCAGGCAAGAAGTACTTCTCTGTTGCTTCCGGCGGCGGTACCGGCAGAACTCTGCACCCCGACAACATGGCAGCAGGCCCTGCTTCCTATGGTATGACTGATACTATGGGTCGTATGCACTCTGACGCTCAGTTCGCAGGTTCTTCTTCTGTTCCTGCACACGTTGAGATGATGGGTCTCATCGGCATGGGCAACAACCCCATGGTCGGTGCAACAGTTGCTTGCGCAGTTGCTGTTGAAGAGGCTATGAAGTAA
- the prmA gene encoding 50S ribosomal protein L11 methyltransferase has translation MDWVEVDIYTTSEGIEAVTGSLLGLGINGFVIKDAKDFEEFLSDKSVNWDYIDDDLMGLKNCETTVTAYLPENAQGLDYLEAVKAELRALKTRDTENAFGRLEYELKNVREEDWANNWKQYFKPLEIGDKLLIKPSWEDIPKGETRKILEIDPASSFGTGQHNTTQLCLELVEKYLGENDRVLDLGCGSGILSIGAVLLGADECTAIDIDANSVKIAGENAEKNNIPAEKYHAICGNVIDDSALVAEIGTGFDMVCANIVADVLIGMSGLFKGFLKQGGRLIVSGIIDMRKDEVLDVIKAQGFVLDEIREKEDWVAASFKAP, from the coding sequence ATGGATTGGGTAGAAGTCGATATTTATACCACTTCCGAGGGCATTGAAGCTGTCACAGGCAGTCTTCTCGGGCTTGGCATAAACGGATTTGTTATCAAGGACGCAAAGGATTTCGAGGAATTTCTCAGCGATAAGAGCGTAAACTGGGATTATATCGATGATGATCTTATGGGTCTAAAAAACTGTGAGACAACAGTTACCGCATATCTGCCTGAAAATGCTCAGGGTCTGGATTATCTTGAAGCTGTCAAGGCTGAACTCCGTGCGCTGAAGACCCGCGATACCGAGAATGCATTCGGCAGGCTTGAATACGAGCTGAAAAATGTTCGTGAAGAAGACTGGGCTAACAACTGGAAGCAGTACTTCAAGCCGCTGGAGATAGGCGATAAACTTCTTATCAAGCCAAGCTGGGAGGATATCCCCAAGGGTGAGACAAGGAAGATACTGGAGATCGACCCCGCTTCAAGCTTTGGCACAGGACAGCACAACACAACTCAGCTTTGCCTTGAACTTGTTGAAAAGTATCTGGGTGAAAATGACAGAGTCCTTGACCTGGGCTGCGGCAGCGGTATACTTTCAATAGGCGCTGTTCTTCTGGGTGCAGATGAATGTACCGCCATTGATATCGACGCAAACTCTGTGAAGATAGCAGGCGAGAATGCCGAGAAGAACAATATCCCCGCCGAAAAATACCACGCTATATGCGGAAATGTCATCGACGATTCCGCACTTGTGGCTGAGATCGGCACAGGATTCGATATGGTATGTGCAAACATCGTGGCAGACGTGCTCATCGGTATGAGCGGACTGTTCAAAGGATTCCTGAAACAGGGCGGCAGACTGATAGTATCGGGTATAATCGATATGCGCAAGGACGAAGTTCTTGATGTTATAAAAGCACAGGGCTTTGTGCTTGACGAAATAAGAGAAAAAGAGGACTGGGTAGCAGCTTCATTCAAAGCACCGTAA
- a CDS encoding type II secretion system protein: MKNNKKGFTLVELVIVMCIIGILASLIVPNVISYIRKARVAAAVADTRTIKASIESSLTDELLLSGDDQRAAFNKVLYLEQGNAKDRKYERVGCFTSYSWNVYKSNAGKSSGSQAIDRVIAGQLDATFSESWKTGKRVNPLSYNTDAKNCAKYLKDNDTNFGLVVVYNTTGEVRMIQLYRANILVTYINGEYIVNLDSKAHFIGTGTWDKIYTDSDKQSPEKFYNINLSNKQFGNDGKMGGWY, translated from the coding sequence ATGAAAAATAATAAAAAGGGATTCACTTTGGTAGAGTTAGTCATTGTTATGTGTATTATTGGTATTCTGGCGAGCCTGATCGTACCTAATGTTATAAGCTACATCAGAAAGGCAAGGGTCGCCGCTGCTGTCGCTGATACAAGAACCATAAAAGCTTCGATAGAAAGTTCTTTGACAGATGAGCTTCTGCTTAGCGGAGATGATCAGAGAGCAGCATTCAACAAGGTGCTCTACCTTGAACAGGGTAATGCAAAAGACAGAAAGTATGAGAGAGTAGGCTGTTTCACCAGTTACAGCTGGAATGTCTATAAGTCCAATGCGGGCAAATCGTCAGGCTCACAGGCAATTGACAGAGTTATAGCTGGTCAGCTCGATGCGACTTTTTCGGAATCATGGAAAACAGGTAAGCGTGTAAATCCTTTGAGCTATAATACAGATGCAAAGAATTGCGCTAAATACCTCAAGGATAATGATACGAACTTCGGACTTGTCGTTGTTTATAACACCACAGGTGAAGTGCGTATGATCCAGCTTTACAGAGCAAATATACTGGTCACATACATTAACGGCGAATACATCGTTAATCTGGATAGCAAAGCTCATTTTATCGGTACCGGCACATGGGATAAGATCTATACTGACAGCGATAAACAGTCCCCTGAAAAATTCTACAATATAAATCTTTCCAACAAACAGTTCGGAAACGATGGAAAAATGGGCGGCTGGTATTAA
- a CDS encoding sigma-70 family RNA polymerase sigma factor, which produces MMIQLLELFRLISHGGLFFGLHLDGRTVFPPPLSAAEERECFEKMSAGDREARNRLIKHNLRLVAHIIKKYYANSSDQDDLISIGTIGLIKAVQTFDHTKGTRFATYGSRCVENATQSQRTFSRQMM; this is translated from the coding sequence ATGATGATACAGTTGCTTGAGCTGTTCAGGCTGATATCCCACGGCGGACTATTTTTCGGTCTGCATTTAGATGGCAGGACGGTATTTCCGCCGCCGCTGAGTGCCGCAGAGGAAAGGGAATGTTTTGAGAAGATGTCCGCAGGGGACAGAGAGGCGCGGAACAGACTGATAAAGCACAATCTTCGCCTTGTGGCGCATATAATCAAGAAGTACTATGCAAATTCTTCCGATCAGGACGACCTGATATCAATTGGAACCATAGGGCTCATCAAGGCGGTGCAGACTTTCGATCATACTAAGGGTACCCGCTTTGCGACTTACGGAAGCAGGTGTGTTGAAAATGCTACACAATCACAACGGACATTTTCTCGTCAGATGATGTAA
- a CDS encoding helix-turn-helix domain-containing protein — protein MYTLYSTHTSGKTVTLYIHSFKPKGIPDFELNDNSTVSDRLKFYRISCGLMQKEIAAQIGVDRTTYARWENNVLSAYPLDKLTLLAEIFGCKVTDLLDEYNKFLINGQGSYIRNLQKKKSLTRCRLAELMSVSVGRVKDWENERKRVSMKCYVRLMEIDK, from the coding sequence ATGTATACGCTGTACTCTACCCACACAAGCGGCAAAACAGTCACCCTTTATATTCACAGCTTCAAGCCGAAAGGAATACCCGATTTTGAGCTTAATGATAATTCCACAGTCTCAGACAGGTTGAAATTTTACAGGATAAGCTGTGGGCTCATGCAAAAAGAGATAGCCGCTCAAATTGGTGTAGACCGCACCACCTATGCCCGCTGGGAGAACAATGTGCTGTCGGCGTATCCGTTGGACAAGCTCACACTACTTGCAGAGATATTCGGGTGCAAAGTCACAGACTTGCTCGATGAGTACAATAAGTTCCTGATAAATGGGCAGGGAAGTTATATCAGAAACTTGCAAAAAAAGAAGTCTCTCACACGATGCAGGCTAGCAGAGTTGATGTCCGTTTCTGTCGGCCGTGTCAAGGATTGGGAGAATGAGCGAAAGCGGGTCAGCATGAAGTGCTATGTGCGGTTGATGGAGATAGACAAATAA
- a CDS encoding helix-turn-helix transcriptional regulator, whose amino-acid sequence MKINRELQDRAISKEISERFKQYRIALPMTRSELLEKSMVSVGTIARFESGNDIGLLNVIM is encoded by the coding sequence ATGAAGATAAACAGAGAATTACAAGACAGAGCTATTTCTAAGGAAATATCAGAAAGATTCAAGCAGTACAGGATCGCTTTGCCAATGACAAGATCAGAGCTTTTAGAAAAATCAATGGTCTCGGTCGGAACAATAGCTCGTTTTGAAAGTGGGAATGATATAGGTCTGCTAAATGTAATAATGTGA
- a CDS encoding AAA-like domain-containing protein, with protein MKKFKTTGLCNPSKNYMVDITERLKQIKVMIDNGDYFTINRARQFGKTTTLAALERYLKDEYNVVRLDFQRIGDAGFKTEEAFVKSFSRAVLQKNSKINIPKSINDKLLDFINRSSGLAILDELFYCLIEWCSCSEKPIVLIIDEVDSASNNQVFLDFLAQLRLQYLDREDDEDNPAFQSVILAGVADIKHIKGNIRNDNDSKVNSPWNISADFNIDMSLSANGIKGMLDEYEADHNTGMNTKLIADSIYEHTSGYPFLVSRICQIIDEQLVPDKFDSLNKAWTKQGFNEAIKILLSEKNSLFQSLTGKLTNYPDLKRSIRSILMEGTTLSYSALQESISQMEMYGFIKNNHNTVAISNRIFETLLYNLFLSDEEIKSSAMFNEGTLAKNIFVEDGRLNMRLVIEHFIKTYTQIFGSLEDKFKEKDGREQFLLFLKPIINGTGNYYIEAQTRDQTRTDVVVDYLGQQDIIELKIWRGQKYNADGEQQLVGYLDHFGLNIGYMLTFNFNKNKEQGVKLVKIDDKTIYEGTV; from the coding sequence ATGAAAAAGTTCAAGACCACCGGACTATGCAATCCTTCTAAGAATTACATGGTAGACATTACAGAGCGCTTGAAGCAAATCAAGGTGATGATAGATAACGGTGACTACTTTACAATAAACAGAGCGCGGCAGTTCGGAAAGACCACAACCCTTGCTGCTCTTGAAAGGTATCTGAAAGACGAGTATAATGTTGTACGTCTTGACTTTCAAAGGATCGGTGATGCGGGATTTAAAACCGAAGAAGCGTTTGTAAAGTCATTCAGCAGAGCTGTTTTGCAGAAAAACAGCAAGATCAATATCCCCAAAAGTATAAACGACAAGCTGCTAGATTTTATCAACAGAAGCAGTGGTCTTGCTATACTTGACGAATTATTCTATTGCTTAATAGAATGGTGCAGCTGTTCGGAAAAGCCTATCGTCCTCATAATCGATGAAGTGGACAGTGCATCAAACAATCAGGTATTTCTTGATTTCCTTGCACAGCTAAGGCTCCAGTATCTTGACAGAGAAGATGACGAGGACAATCCTGCGTTTCAGTCAGTGATCCTTGCTGGAGTTGCCGATATAAAGCACATCAAGGGCAATATCCGAAACGATAATGATTCAAAGGTAAACAGCCCCTGGAATATTTCTGCGGATTTCAATATAGATATGTCACTGTCTGCCAACGGTATAAAGGGTATGCTTGACGAATACGAAGCCGACCATAACACGGGTATGAACACAAAGCTTATCGCCGATTCGATCTACGAACACACAAGCGGCTATCCGTTCCTTGTCAGCCGTATATGCCAGATCATCGACGAGCAGCTTGTACCGGACAAGTTTGACAGTCTTAATAAAGCATGGACTAAACAGGGCTTCAATGAAGCAATTAAGATATTGCTTTCCGAAAAGAACTCGCTTTTCCAGTCGCTCACGGGCAAGTTGACAAACTATCCCGATCTTAAAAGATCGATCAGAAGTATCCTCATGGAAGGTACAACACTTTCATATTCCGCGCTTCAGGAGTCTATCTCTCAAATGGAGATGTACGGTTTCATAAAGAACAATCACAATACAGTTGCCATTTCCAACAGGATATTTGAAACGCTGCTGTATAACCTTTTTCTTTCAGACGAGGAGATCAAATCAAGTGCGATGTTCAATGAAGGCACACTTGCCAAAAACATCTTTGTGGAAGACGGCAGGCTGAATATGCGCCTAGTAATAGAGCATTTTATAAAGACCTATACTCAGATATTCGGTTCGCTTGAAGATAAATTCAAGGAAAAGGACGGGCGTGAGCAGTTTCTGCTGTTCCTAAAGCCTATTATCAACGGTACGGGCAACTACTATATTGAAGCGCAGACCAGAGATCAGACACGCACCGATGTGGTTGTTGACTATCTCGGGCAGCAGGATATTATCGAACTAAAAATATGGCGTGGGCAGAAATACAATGCCGATGGTGAGCAGCAGCTTGTTGGATATCTCGATCATTTCGGGCTGAACATCGGATATATGTTGACATTTAATTTCAATAAAAACAAAGAACAGGGTGTAAAGCTTGTCAAGATCGATGACAAGACAATTTACGAGGGTACGGTATAA
- a CDS encoding DUF6088 family protein, with amino-acid sequence MLFDYLLESFGKNEPIFTSDISYENYSDIWIKKELAKLCECGQIIRYDRGIYYIPVKTPFGNSILNPSRIIERKYLSEKGNRIGFYTGITALQQAGLSTQMSNIPEIQTNNENSKLRRVKVGNQEVILRKSRVKIDNDNIFVLQFLEMMNSTPSEYFDDERKAVIRNWIEKCNISQDLVTKYAPYFPDKAMRSLIESGVIFYVA; translated from the coding sequence ATGTTGTTTGATTATCTTCTGGAATCATTTGGTAAAAATGAACCCATATTCACGTCGGATATTTCTTATGAAAATTATTCTGATATTTGGATCAAAAAAGAACTTGCGAAACTCTGCGAATGCGGACAGATCATCAGGTATGACCGAGGTATTTACTATATTCCAGTCAAAACACCATTTGGTAACAGTATTCTGAATCCCAGCAGAATCATAGAAAGAAAGTATTTATCCGAGAAAGGAAATCGAATCGGATTTTACACCGGAATCACAGCTTTGCAGCAAGCTGGACTATCCACACAGATGTCAAATATTCCAGAAATTCAAACGAATAACGAAAATTCAAAACTTCGCAGAGTAAAAGTTGGTAATCAGGAAGTTATCTTGCGGAAGTCAAGAGTTAAAATTGATAATGACAATATATTTGTTTTGCAGTTCCTTGAAATGATGAACAGTACCCCTTCGGAATATTTTGACGATGAGAGAAAAGCCGTTATCAGAAATTGGATCGAAAAATGTAATATTTCTCAGGACCTTGTGACAAAATATGCTCCTTATTTCCCTGACAAGGCTATGCGAAGTCTCATAGAAAGCGGTGTTATTTTTTATGTTGCATAA
- a CDS encoding glycoside hydrolase family 9 protein: protein MHKTMKRIAAGLVAITGALSAAAASAPMSVFAEDEQILIQSDFEAGIGLPWRTLENAPARQDFDISDGTYNITIQNNDGPESRWDLQFRCRNIIIHKGHTYKVHWKVNSSNEGELYTKIGNYGGTVEVWHNNCGNDDFNQTWECVKIAKGDNTFDAEFTAEYDLELADWAFHYGGKGQYQPVDCFPNGTVLKFDDLSLIDTTGGVFIDGDVNEWGVVRPESNVRLNQIGYYPQLEKRASYVTDADMPLAFEIRDRSGNVKYTGKTKVFGSDPNSGTGKDTVVNSVTRYKDSGANVHIIDFSDFRTEGEYTIFVKDTVGVSGTQVMGYKNVNDTRLKGDKLLWTNPVNMKSYTMNESSPFRIDRQIYDDQLLRDSMNYFYQNRSGVPIESEYITSGDKSRLAHNKYGHNPDTAYVQSKWVRSYDSDFSDGEKDKKIDVTGGWYAANDHGKYVVEGGFSVWTLQNAYEFSKRRGNTRKWTDGTIAVPENKDNAPDILDEARVELEWMFKMINEDGFVYHSVQDHTLADFPLTFRSIYCIDPPMEDNYPYRIVRPPTYAATFNMIACAAQASRLWKGIDDDFAKECLQNAQNSWKAIMAKQSDWNVTSGYYYDDPYFAPSESGGNNNFGDTYVVDDAYWAACELYATTGDSAYYGFLKNYKNYNDPSGQDKAFSLTSCLSSGENNGSFGSFNWGNTAGLGTLSLYLSDKTSSADRKTIVNSIQNIADRYIFQMSKEGMGIPYTSATVGGYIGIGDGDVYTGYEYGSNSFVINNAMVLAYAYDTDNGKYIYRNGAAEALDYLFGRNGLGFSYVSGYGDKAMKSPHHKYWANSINPELPKAPSGVLAGGPCSVIYNDNYLRGLGYKRGTLANQKCYADSAEAWSVNEVSVCLNASLVWMSSFMNDQFGGPKPVPYPTNIKVDYSEKYHQVRFTWDKVENADRYGIAVYLAGKWRVQKQDITGTTYTSPKNLTPGVTYKVAIAARVNGRWDTANAIKYAGTVTIK, encoded by the coding sequence ATGCACAAGACAATGAAACGTATCGCCGCAGGGCTTGTGGCAATTACCGGCGCTTTATCGGCAGCAGCCGCATCTGCACCTATGAGTGTGTTTGCAGAAGACGAACAGATACTTATCCAGTCTGACTTCGAAGCAGGCATAGGTCTTCCCTGGCGCACATTAGAGAATGCACCGGCACGGCAGGACTTCGATATTTCAGACGGCACTTACAATATAACGATACAGAATAACGATGGTCCCGAGTCAAGATGGGATCTTCAGTTCCGTTGCAGAAATATAATTATACACAAAGGTCATACTTACAAGGTACACTGGAAGGTCAATTCTTCCAATGAGGGTGAGCTGTACACCAAGATCGGTAACTACGGCGGAACTGTTGAAGTTTGGCACAACAACTGCGGCAATGATGATTTCAATCAGACGTGGGAATGCGTAAAGATCGCTAAAGGCGACAACACCTTCGATGCTGAGTTTACAGCTGAATATGATCTTGAGCTTGCTGACTGGGCATTCCACTACGGCGGTAAGGGTCAGTATCAGCCGGTAGACTGCTTCCCAAACGGTACGGTCCTCAAATTCGATGATCTGTCTCTGATCGACACTACCGGTGGCGTATTTATCGATGGAGATGTTAACGAGTGGGGCGTTGTAAGACCCGAAAGCAACGTTCGTCTGAATCAGATCGGTTATTATCCTCAGCTGGAAAAGAGGGCTTCTTATGTTACCGATGCTGATATGCCACTGGCTTTTGAGATACGTGACAGATCGGGCAACGTAAAGTACACAGGCAAGACGAAGGTATTCGGCAGCGATCCTAATTCGGGTACAGGTAAGGATACAGTTGTTAATTCGGTCACAAGATACAAGGACTCGGGTGCCAACGTACATATCATTGATTTCTCTGATTTCAGAACTGAGGGCGAGTACACGATATTCGTTAAGGATACGGTCGGCGTAAGCGGCACTCAGGTGATGGGATATAAGAATGTAAATGATACAAGGCTAAAAGGTGATAAGCTTCTTTGGACAAATCCCGTAAATATGAAATCTTATACGATGAACGAGAGCAGTCCATTCAGGATAGACAGACAGATCTATGATGATCAGCTGCTGAGGGATTCCATGAACTACTTCTATCAGAACCGCTCAGGAGTACCGATAGAGTCTGAGTACATCACATCCGGTGATAAGAGTAGGCTGGCTCACAATAAGTATGGTCATAATCCTGATACTGCTTACGTTCAGAGCAAATGGGTAAGATCTTATGACAGCGACTTCTCTGATGGCGAGAAGGATAAGAAGATCGACGTTACAGGCGGATGGTACGCTGCAAACGACCACGGTAAGTACGTTGTCGAAGGCGGTTTCTCCGTATGGACACTTCAGAACGCTTATGAGTTCTCCAAGAGGAGAGGCAATACACGCAAGTGGACTGACGGCACGATAGCTGTCCCAGAAAATAAGGATAATGCTCCCGATATACTTGATGAAGCAAGGGTAGAGCTGGAGTGGATGTTCAAAATGATAAATGAGGACGGCTTTGTATATCATTCAGTGCAGGATCATACGTTGGCAGATTTTCCGCTCACGTTCAGGTCCATATACTGTATTGACCCCCCAATGGAGGATAATTATCCTTACCGTATCGTCAGACCTCCTACGTATGCAGCCACATTCAACATGATCGCTTGTGCTGCACAGGCTTCACGTCTGTGGAAGGGCATAGATGATGACTTCGCAAAAGAGTGTCTGCAAAATGCACAGAACAGCTGGAAGGCTATCATGGCTAAGCAGTCTGATTGGAACGTTACAAGTGGCTATTACTATGATGATCCTTACTTTGCTCCCAGTGAATCCGGCGGAAACAACAATTTCGGTGACACCTATGTAGTTGATGATGCTTACTGGGCAGCTTGTGAGCTTTATGCAACAACAGGGGACTCGGCTTACTATGGCTTCTTAAAAAACTATAAAAATTATAATGACCCGTCAGGTCAGGATAAGGCATTCAGCTTGACTTCCTGCCTGAGCAGCGGCGAGAACAACGGTTCGTTCGGTTCCTTCAATTGGGGCAATACTGCGGGTCTGGGCACCCTTTCACTCTACTTGAGCGACAAGACATCTTCTGCTGACAGGAAGACTATTGTCAATTCTATCCAAAATATTGCTGATCGATATATTTTTCAGATGAGTAAAGAAGGCATGGGCATACCTTACACGAGTGCGACTGTCGGGGGCTATATCGGTATCGGCGATGGAGATGTGTACACAGGTTATGAGTACGGTTCCAACTCCTTCGTTATCAACAACGCTATGGTCCTGGCTTATGCTTATGATACTGATAACGGCAAATATATTTATCGGAACGGTGCAGCCGAAGCACTTGATTACCTCTTCGGACGTAACGGTCTGGGCTTCTCTTATGTATCAGGCTACGGCGATAAGGCAATGAAATCGCCACATCACAAATACTGGGCAAACAGTATCAATCCGGAATTACCGAAGGCACCCTCAGGTGTTCTTGCAGGCGGTCCCTGCTCAGTTATTTATAATGATAATTACCTTCGTGGTCTCGGCTATAAAAGAGGCACTTTAGCTAATCAGAAGTGCTATGCTGACAGTGCAGAGGCATGGTCTGTAAATGAGGTTTCTGTCTGCTTGAACGCTTCTCTGGTCTGGATGTCATCATTCATGAACGATCAGTTCGGCGGTCCGAAACCAGTCCCTTATCCTACCAACATTAAGGTCGATTACAGTGAGAAGTACCATCAGGTAAGATTTACCTGGGATAAGGTGGAAAACGCTGACAGATACGGCATAGCAGTTTATCTGGCAGGCAAGTGGAGAGTTCAGAAGCAGGATATCACAGGCACTACCTATACTTCTCCCAAAAATCTGACTCCCGGCGTAACTTATAAGGTTGCGATTGCCGCAAGAGTGAACGGCAGATGGGATACAGCAAATGCTATCAAATATGCCGGTACTGTTACTATAAAGTGA
- a CDS encoding AAA family ATPase: MFIGREKELRQLNAELSSWKRKTAVLVYGKRRVGKSTLLSEAAKRFEGVVINHMCVTSTFEGNMELIYQSVSEGLGLPNIRFGSFFEMMDYLKTLDKKILLIIDEYPYLKQTKKKNEVDSYMQAVIDRLTENVKLVLCGSYITVMKELLEEGNPLFGRFSLIQHIRDFDYLDAAKFYPDLSVRDKVAFYAVFGGSPYVLENLDTGLTIRENIERLLLPETGLVRSHIENVMLGEIRKTFDARILEILGNGKKRYSEIRDKIANSETGLLDKQLKILLDMETIQKTDPINRRNDKKKQFYEIVDNLMRFYFTFIFGKAGTIVRIGEEQFFNQNIDDVLEQFVSRRLEGIALQYFHRAAMQGLYPDIDDFGSYWYDDPATKTNGEFDCVIRRGEQYDFYECKYFDRPMTLEECRQEKEQLDSIKGITVSGVGFVCTGGFDFEGADKFTLIDGKVLYFNE; encoded by the coding sequence ATGTTTATCGGCAGAGAAAAAGAACTCAGGCAGTTGAATGCCGAGCTTTCCTCATGGAAACGCAAAACGGCGGTGCTGGTCTACGGCAAGCGCAGAGTCGGAAAATCCACGCTTTTGAGCGAAGCTGCAAAGCGCTTTGAGGGTGTCGTCATCAACCATATGTGCGTGACAAGCACCTTTGAGGGAAATATGGAACTGATCTATCAGAGCGTTTCGGAGGGGCTCGGACTGCCGAATATCCGCTTCGGCTCTTTCTTCGAGATGATGGATTACCTGAAAACGCTTGACAAAAAGATACTTCTCATCATTGACGAGTATCCCTATCTGAAACAGACCAAAAAGAAAAACGAAGTCGATTCCTATATGCAGGCGGTCATCGACAGGCTGACCGAAAATGTCAAGCTGGTGCTCTGCGGTTCGTATATCACAGTGATGAAGGAACTGCTCGAAGAGGGCAACCCACTGTTCGGACGGTTCTCACTGATACAGCATATCCGTGACTTTGACTACCTTGATGCAGCGAAATTCTATCCCGATCTTTCTGTTCGTGACAAGGTCGCCTTCTATGCCGTATTCGGTGGAAGTCCTTATGTTCTGGAAAATCTTGATACGGGTCTGACTATTCGGGAAAACATCGAGCGTCTGCTGTTGCCCGAAACAGGTCTGGTGCGGTCGCACATCGAGAATGTCATGCTGGGGGAGATACGGAAGACATTTGATGCAAGGATTCTGGAGATCCTCGGCAACGGCAAGAAGCGTTACAGCGAGATACGGGACAAAATAGCGAACAGCGAGACAGGTTTGCTTGACAAGCAGTTGAAAATTTTGCTCGACATGGAGACCATTCAGAAGACCGACCCGATCAACCGCCGGAATGACAAGAAAAAACAGTTTTACGAGATCGTGGATAATCTGATGCGGTTCTATTTCACGTTCATTTTCGGCAAGGCGGGAACGATCGTCCGTATCGGTGAGGAGCAGTTCTTCAATCAAAATATTGACGATGTACTGGAGCAATTCGTCAGCAGACGGCTTGAAGGTATCGCTCTGCAATACTTCCACAGAGCCGCTATGCAGGGCTTATATCCGGATATTGACGACTTCGGCAGCTATTGGTATGATGACCCTGCTACCAAGACCAATGGCGAGTTTGACTGCGTGATACGGCGTGGAGAGCAGTATGATTTCTACGAATGCAAATACTTCGACCGCCCCATGACCCTTGAAGAATGCCGTCAGGAAAAGGAACAGCTTGACAGCATCAAAGGCATCACTGTGTCGGGCGTGGGTTTTGTCTGCACGGGGGGATTTGATTTTGAGGGTGCGGACAAATTTACACTCATTGACGGAAAGGTGCTTTACTTCAACGAATGA